The genomic region CGAATTGCGCGACCAGATACGCGCCGTGCAGCGCACCCTGGAAAAACAGGTGGCCGTGCTTCCCGGCGAGCAGGACATGGACGTGGTCAACCTGGCCGGCGTGGAGGAGGGGCTCGGCCTCGGCCTTCTTTTCGTTCGGCAGGGAAGGCTGCTGGACAAGAAGAACTTCTTCTTTCCCGGCTTGTCCATGGAGGACGGCCCGGAGGTTCTGGAAAATTTCCTCACCCAGTTCTACGGGCCGGGCAGCTTCGTGCCGGAAAGGCTGCTGCTGCCCTGGGACCCATCGCTGCTGCATGGGGAAGGGGAGGAGCGCTCCACAGCGATCCCCTTGGAGAATGGCCATGCCGAGTCGCAATCTACGGCAGGCCCTACGACAACTGCTTCGGAAACGGCTTCGGCAACGGCTTCGGATGATGCGTGTACCGACGAGTCGACCGCCGCCCTGGCGGACATTCTGGCCGAGCGCCGGGGCGCGCCGGTGCGCATCACGGGCCCCCGCAACGCCACCGAAAAGAAGCTCCTGGCCATGGCGCGCGCCAACGCCCGGGAGGATACGCTCATCGAGCGCCGCCCTCCTCTGCTTCCCGGGTTGGCAAAGGCGCTGCACCTGCCGCGGCCGCCGGAGCGAATCGAAGCCGTGGACGTCTCCCACCACCAGGGACAGGAAACCCGCGCCGGCGTCGTGGTCTACGAGGACGGCAAGCCGCGCAAGGACGCCTACCGCGTATACGCCTTCGGGGACGAGGAAGGCGGTGGCGACGATTACGCCGTGCTCGCCGCATGGACCAGACGGCGCATCGAATCCGGTCCCCCCTGGCCGGACCTCCTGCTCATCGACGGCGGCAAGGGACAGCTCCGGGCCGTGGAGCGCGCCCTGCAAGACGCCGGAAAGCCCGGGTTGTGGCCCCTGGCCTCCATCGCCAAGGCCAAGGACGCCGACCCGGATGGCCGGTTCACCCGCCGTGTGAACCATGCTCTGGAAGACATCGTGTACCTGCCTGGCCGCAAGAACCCGGCCCCGCTCGCGCCAGGATCGCAGGAACTGCTTTTCCTCCAGCAGATCCGCGACGCTGTGCACCGTTTCTCCATCGGCCGGCACCGCCGGTCCCGTCGCAAGAAATTGCTGGAAAGCGAGTTGTTGCAGATACCCGGCATCGGTCCGAAAACGGCAAAGCTGTTGTGGGACGCGTTTCCTTCCGTGCAGGCAATGGCCGCAGCCGACCTGGCCGCGCTGGAGGCCATACCGGGCCTGGGCTCCAAGCGCGCCAGACAGATCCACGAGCAACTCAAGGGGTTGGCGCAGCAGAAATGAGGGCTTTGCTCCAGGGTCTCACCATTCCCCAATGTGTCCGCGCTTTCAGGGGAACCTCGACACTCGACATTGTCTGCCCGAGGTGCTAGAGGCAGGCGTCCAACGACTGCCCCGCTCCGTGGCGGCACTCTCCGAGCCAAAATATGAATCCAGATACTCAGTCTTCCAGAACGTCTATTATATCGTCCTTTCTCAAGGACCCGGTCTTCCTGGCGATTCTGCTGGTGGGCTCGTTCATGCTCCTGTATCAGCTCGGGGCGCGGCCCTTCTGGCAGGACGAGGCGGAAACCGCCTGCCTGGCCAAGAATGTGCTCAAATACTCCGTCCCCAAAGCCACGGATGGAGTGAACATCGTTTCGCAGGAAGAAGGCAGGGAATTCGGCGAGGACATGCTCTGGACCTGGTCCCCGTGGTTGCAGATCTACGTTTCCGCCCTGGGCCAGTGGATCGGCGGCAGCACCACCTTGGCCGGCCGACTGCCTTTCGCCCTTGTCGCCATACTCGTGCTTGTTGTCACGTTCCTCATGATACGTTGGTATTTCCCGGCGCGGGAGGACCGATGGCTTGCGATTCTCGCCACATTGTTCCTGGCCGCATGCGTTCCGTACCTCTTGTTCATGCGCCAGAACCGCTATTATTCGCTGGGCACGCTCCTCACCTTGACGAGTTTGCCGGCGTTCGTCTCCAAGCGCCCCACCACGCTCCAGGGGCTTGTTGCCGGCGTTTCCTTCGGCCTCATGTTCCACGCGAACTATCTGCTGCTGTTCAGCTTCGGGCCGGCCGTTTTCGGAGCCAAGATGCTTCTGGACAGAAGCCTTCCGCCGTTTCGCGTGCTTTTGGCCATGGCGGTGGCCGGCGCGATGTTCATCCTGCCCGGGTTCGCCATATACGGCATCGGCAAACAGGGGGGCATGCTCGACTTCACGCGCATTCCCTCAAACACTGAAGAGTACTTCTACCATGTGACGCAGTTCATGGTGCCGTTGCCCCTGCTCATCGCTTTCCTCTGGCGTTTTCGCAAATCACTTTCCATACGCAGGCCGCAGTTCGAGGACCGTCGGGAGTGGTGGGCTGCATTCTTCTTCATCGTGATCATCATCAACGTGGCCATGCTGACGCTCATCCCGCAGCGTTTTTTCCGCTACATCGTCCACCTGTTCCCACTCATCGCGTTTCTCTTCGCGTGGGCGACCATCAAGCTGTGGAGCTGGCAGCGCGTTGCCAGCGTGCTTCTGGGAATCATGCTGCTGTTCACCAACTGGCTCCACATCCAGCCCATGGATTGGCTCGGGATATCGAACAGGCCGTGGCACACCGATACGAGCATGCTCACCTACACCAACTTCCCGATCAGTCTGTTTTTGACGGAGATGGTGAACGGATACCCGGACGTAAACGCAAATATTATCGAGTTCTTTGAAGAAAACGCGGAGCCTGACGACTCTATCCTCATCACGTACGGCGAATTGCCCCTGCAGTTCTACACGAACTTCAGGATAATGGGGGGGCTCCAGAAAGAGAACCTTGATTTCCTCAAGGACCCGGACTGGGTGCTCAAGCGCAATGTC from Oceanidesulfovibrio indonesiensis harbors:
- a CDS encoding ArnT family glycosyltransferase, which gives rise to MNPDTQSSRTSIISSFLKDPVFLAILLVGSFMLLYQLGARPFWQDEAETACLAKNVLKYSVPKATDGVNIVSQEEGREFGEDMLWTWSPWLQIYVSALGQWIGGSTTLAGRLPFALVAILVLVVTFLMIRWYFPAREDRWLAILATLFLAACVPYLLFMRQNRYYSLGTLLTLTSLPAFVSKRPTTLQGLVAGVSFGLMFHANYLLLFSFGPAVFGAKMLLDRSLPPFRVLLAMAVAGAMFILPGFAIYGIGKQGGMLDFTRIPSNTEEYFYHVTQFMVPLPLLIAFLWRFRKSLSIRRPQFEDRREWWAAFFFIVIIINVAMLTLIPQRFFRYIVHLFPLIAFLFAWATIKLWSWQRVASVLLGIMLLFTNWLHIQPMDWLGISNRPWHTDTSMLTYTNFPISLFLTEMVNGYPDVNANIIEFFEENAEPDDSILITYGELPLQFYTNFRIMGGLQKENLDFLKDPDWVLKRNVSRTRRDGTLVYSDQAALLELDLENDYDRIVLDHPDEEFGNRPDPYYHRFIPYGEPYQNLVVYKRKKAFEEEQ
- the uvrC gene encoding excinuclease ABC subunit UvrC: MAFTIDTRAPEHVELDRIPISPGVYLFKDARGHILYVGKAKRLRSRVASYFRSVSAHTPKTRAMLSQARSMDFLVTDTEKEALLLEASLIKKHRPRYNIVLRDDKSYVLFKLDKSNEYPRLFLTRRVDKDNAVYYGPFTSAQAARDAWKAIHTVFPLRRCKESVFRNRVRPCLYFDMGQCLAPCTKPVDPAEYGALVNKVEMLLAGRSGELVRWLEKEMAAASDSLDFERAAELRDQIRAVQRTLEKQVAVLPGEQDMDVVNLAGVEEGLGLGLLFVRQGRLLDKKNFFFPGLSMEDGPEVLENFLTQFYGPGSFVPERLLLPWDPSLLHGEGEERSTAIPLENGHAESQSTAGPTTTASETASATASDDACTDESTAALADILAERRGAPVRITGPRNATEKKLLAMARANAREDTLIERRPPLLPGLAKALHLPRPPERIEAVDVSHHQGQETRAGVVVYEDGKPRKDAYRVYAFGDEEGGGDDYAVLAAWTRRRIESGPPWPDLLLIDGGKGQLRAVERALQDAGKPGLWPLASIAKAKDADPDGRFTRRVNHALEDIVYLPGRKNPAPLAPGSQELLFLQQIRDAVHRFSIGRHRRSRRKKLLESELLQIPGIGPKTAKLLWDAFPSVQAMAAADLAALEAIPGLGSKRARQIHEQLKGLAQQK